From a region of the Listeria monocytogenes ATCC 19117 genome:
- a CDS encoding response regulator transcription factor: MKQILVVDDDRHILKLVGHYLRAEGFRVLEASDGVEAEKIVETEQVHLAVIDVMMPNMDGFELCKKMRTSYPDIPVIMLTAKDALADKSRGFEVGTDDYVTKPFEPEELIFRIRALLRRSNQASEVKINIGNITIDQKSYGIKIGNQERMIPVKEFELLYQLASYPGRIFTREELIERIWQRDYDGSDRTVDVHIKRLRDHFDEEKDGIRIVTVRGVGYKLEETT, from the coding sequence ATATTAGTAGTAGATGATGATCGGCATATACTTAAACTTGTGGGCCACTATTTGCGTGCAGAAGGCTTCCGTGTACTTGAGGCAAGCGATGGGGTAGAAGCAGAAAAAATAGTTGAAACAGAGCAAGTTCATTTAGCTGTAATTGATGTGATGATGCCCAACATGGATGGTTTTGAACTTTGCAAAAAAATGCGCACAAGTTATCCTGATATCCCTGTTATTATGTTGACAGCCAAAGATGCGCTGGCGGATAAATCACGCGGTTTTGAAGTGGGAACAGATGATTATGTCACAAAACCCTTTGAACCAGAAGAGCTAATCTTTCGAATTCGTGCGTTGCTACGGCGTTCTAATCAAGCGAGCGAAGTCAAAATTAATATCGGAAATATTACTATCGATCAAAAAAGCTATGGTATAAAAATTGGCAACCAAGAACGAATGATTCCCGTGAAAGAATTTGAGCTTTTATATCAGCTAGCAAGCTATCCTGGCCGGATTTTTACTCGAGAAGAATTAATTGAGCGGATTTGGCAACGTGATTATGATGGTAGTGACCGTACAGTGGATGTACATATTAAACGATTGCGGGACCATTTTGATGAAGAAAAGGATGGTATTCGAATTGTTACGGTGCGCGGCGTTGGTTATAAATTGGAGGAGACAACATGA